Proteins co-encoded in one Acidovorax sp. 69 genomic window:
- the sdhA gene encoding succinate dehydrogenase flavoprotein subunit encodes MSYTNANITKRKFDVVIVGAGGSGMRAALELSRAGLNVASLSKVFPTRSHTVAAQGGVSASLGNMSEDNWHYHFYDTIKGSDWLGDQDAIEFMCREAPNVVYELEHFGMPFDRNPDGTIYQRPFGGHTANYGEKPVQRACAAADRTGHAMLHTLYQQNVKAKTNFFVEWMALDLIRDADGDVVGVTALEMETGDLYILEAKTVLLATGGAGRIFAASTNAFINTGDGLGMAARAGIPLQDMEFWQFHPTGVAGAGVLLTEGCRGEGAILLNSNGERFMERYAPTLKDLAPRDFVSRSMDQEIKEGRGCGPNKDYVLLKLDHLGAETIHKRLPSVYEIGVNFANVDITKEPIPVVPTIHYQMGGVPTNINGQVVTHDGTSNKVVNGLYAVGECSCVSVHGANRLGTNSLLDLLVFGKAAGRHIVEFNNKNKEHKPLPADAADRTLERLNQLDNSAGGTYSQTLAGDIRSAMQQHAGVFRTQVSMDEGVKKIAELRSRVSGITLQDKSKVFNTARIEALEVDNLIEVAQATMVSAAARKECRGAHTVYDYEQPADHPTAPLGRNDAEWMKHTLWHSANNSLTYKPVNLKPLTVDSVPPKVRTF; translated from the coding sequence ATGAGCTATACCAACGCTAACATCACCAAGCGCAAGTTCGATGTCGTCATCGTCGGCGCAGGCGGCTCCGGCATGCGTGCCGCGCTTGAACTCTCCCGCGCGGGCCTGAACGTGGCCTCGCTGTCCAAAGTGTTCCCCACCCGCTCGCACACCGTGGCAGCACAAGGCGGCGTGAGCGCATCGCTGGGCAACATGTCCGAGGACAACTGGCACTACCACTTCTACGACACCATCAAGGGTTCGGACTGGCTGGGCGACCAGGATGCCATCGAGTTCATGTGCCGCGAAGCACCCAACGTGGTGTATGAGCTGGAACACTTCGGCATGCCGTTCGACCGCAACCCCGACGGCACGATTTACCAGCGTCCGTTTGGTGGCCACACCGCCAACTACGGCGAAAAGCCCGTGCAACGCGCTTGCGCCGCAGCGGACCGCACCGGCCACGCCATGCTGCACACGCTGTACCAGCAGAACGTCAAGGCCAAGACCAACTTCTTTGTGGAGTGGATGGCTCTGGACCTGATCCGCGACGCCGACGGCGACGTAGTGGGCGTGACCGCCCTGGAAATGGAAACCGGTGACCTGTACATCCTGGAAGCCAAGACGGTGCTGCTGGCCACCGGTGGCGCCGGCCGCATCTTCGCCGCCTCCACCAACGCCTTCATCAACACCGGCGACGGCCTGGGCATGGCGGCACGTGCCGGCATCCCGCTGCAGGACATGGAATTCTGGCAGTTCCACCCCACCGGAGTGGCGGGTGCAGGCGTGCTGCTGACCGAAGGTTGCCGCGGCGAAGGCGCCATCCTGCTCAACAGCAATGGAGAACGTTTCATGGAGCGCTATGCGCCTACCCTGAAGGATCTGGCTCCGCGTGACTTCGTGTCCCGCTCGATGGACCAGGAAATCAAGGAAGGCCGAGGCTGCGGTCCCAACAAGGACTACGTGCTGCTCAAGCTCGACCACCTGGGCGCAGAAACGATCCACAAGCGCCTGCCCTCGGTGTACGAAATCGGCGTCAACTTCGCCAACGTGGACATCACCAAGGAACCCATCCCTGTGGTGCCCACCATCCACTACCAGATGGGTGGCGTACCGACCAACATCAACGGCCAGGTCGTGACCCACGACGGCACCAGCAACAAGGTCGTCAACGGCCTGTATGCGGTGGGCGAATGCTCCTGCGTGAGCGTGCACGGCGCCAACCGCCTGGGCACCAACTCGCTGCTGGATCTGCTGGTGTTTGGCAAGGCCGCCGGTCGCCACATCGTCGAGTTCAACAACAAGAACAAGGAGCACAAGCCCCTGCCAGCCGATGCAGCTGACCGCACACTGGAACGCTTGAATCAGCTCGACAACTCCGCAGGCGGCACCTACTCGCAGACCTTGGCTGGCGACATCCGCTCGGCCATGCAGCAACACGCTGGCGTGTTCCGCACCCAGGTCAGCATGGACGAAGGCGTCAAGAAGATTGCCGAACTGCGCAGCCGCGTGTCGGGCATCACCCTGCAAGACAAGTCCAAGGTATTCAACACCGCGCGCATCGAAGCACTGGAAGTCGACAACCTGATCGAAGTGGCGCAAGCCACCATGGTGTCTGCCGCAGCCCGCAAGGAATGCCGTGGCGCCCACACGGTGTACGACTACGAGCAGCCTGCAGACCACCCCACGGCGCCGCTGGGCCGCAACGACGCCGAGTGGATGAAACACACCCTCTGGCACAGCGCCAACAACAGCCTGACCTACAAGCCGGTGAACCTCAAGCCCCTGACGGTGGACAGCGTTCCACCCAAGGTCCGGACGTTCTAA
- a CDS encoding succinate dehydrogenase assembly factor 2 codes for MPSQSPTSVTPAAASPLLDERELSKLHWRCRRGLLENDLFIEQFFTRYESTLTQRHAQGMRALMDLADNDLLDLLLRRREPAGEQDTEEAREVLGMLRQGSGAMALQA; via the coding sequence ATGCCATCACAGTCCCCCACATCCGTCACGCCAGCCGCGGCCTCACCGCTGCTGGACGAGCGTGAGTTGAGCAAGCTGCACTGGCGCTGCCGGCGCGGCCTGCTGGAGAACGATCTGTTCATCGAACAGTTCTTTACCCGCTACGAATCGACGCTGACCCAGCGGCATGCGCAGGGCATGCGCGCACTGATGGATTTGGCGGACAACGACCTCCTGGACCTGCTGCTGCGAAGGCGCGAGCCCGCAGGTGAGCAAGACACAGAAGAAGCGCGCGAAGTGCTTGGCATGCTGCGACAAGGCAGTGGCGCCATGGCGCTTCAAGCCTGA
- the sdhC gene encoding succinate dehydrogenase, cytochrome b556 subunit: MTELAKKRPEFRNINAFKDLTTYRMTPAAWVSILHRGSGLIMFLLLPFIIWMFDTSVSSEISFAKFTAAFSIGIGFVPGWFIKLVALALIWSYLHHFTAGLRHLWMDVSHSAVNKEFGKTSALAVLAISIPLALVLGAKLFGLY; the protein is encoded by the coding sequence ATGACCGAACTAGCCAAAAAACGGCCTGAATTCCGCAACATCAATGCCTTCAAGGACCTGACCACCTACCGCATGACACCTGCAGCGTGGGTTTCTATCCTGCACCGCGGCAGCGGGCTGATCATGTTCCTGCTGCTGCCTTTCATCATCTGGATGTTCGACACCTCGGTGTCGTCTGAAATCTCGTTCGCCAAGTTCACCGCGGCATTCAGCATCGGCATCGGCTTTGTCCCCGGCTGGTTCATCAAATTGGTGGCACTGGCACTGATCTGGTCGTACCTGCACCACTTCACCGCCGGTCTGCGCCACCTGTGGATGGACGTGAGCCACAGCGCCGTGAACAAGGAATTTGGCAAGACCTCGGCACTGGCCGTGCTCGCGATCAGCATCCCGTTGGCCCTGGTGCTGGGCGCCAAGCTCTTCGGCCTGTACTGA
- a CDS encoding succinate dehydrogenase iron-sulfur subunit, translating into MQKRTFQIYRYDPDKDAKPYMQTIEIELDGHERMLLDALVKLKEQDPTLSFRRSCREGVCGSDAMNINGKNGLACLTNMNTLKGVITLKPLPGLPVIRDLIVDMTQFFKQYNSIKPYLINEGLLPEKERLQSPEERDELNGLYECILCASCSTSCPSFWWNPDKFVGPAGLLQAYRFIADSRDDATAERLDNLEDPYRLFRCHTIMNCVDVCPKGLNPTKAIGKIKELMVRRAI; encoded by the coding sequence ATGCAAAAGCGCACATTCCAAATCTACCGCTACGATCCGGACAAGGACGCCAAGCCCTACATGCAGACCATCGAGATCGAACTCGACGGCCACGAACGCATGCTGCTGGATGCCCTGGTCAAACTCAAGGAACAAGACCCCACGCTGTCGTTCCGCCGCTCCTGCCGCGAAGGCGTGTGTGGTTCGGACGCCATGAACATCAACGGCAAAAATGGCCTGGCGTGCCTGACCAACATGAACACGCTCAAGGGCGTGATCACGCTCAAGCCGCTGCCGGGCCTGCCCGTGATCCGCGACCTGATCGTGGACATGACGCAGTTCTTCAAGCAGTACAACTCGATCAAGCCGTACCTGATCAACGAAGGCCTGCTTCCCGAGAAAGAACGCCTGCAAAGCCCCGAAGAGCGCGACGAACTGAACGGCCTGTACGAGTGCATTCTGTGCGCCAGCTGCTCCACGAGCTGCCCCAGCTTCTGGTGGAACCCCGACAAGTTCGTGGGCCCCGCCGGTTTGCTGCAGGCGTATCGCTTCATCGCCGATAGCCGCGACGACGCCACAGCCGAACGCCTGGACAACCTGGAAGACCCCTACCGCCTCTTCCGTTGCCACACCATCATGAACTGCGTGGACGTGTGCCCCAAGGGCCTGAACCCTACCAAGGCCATTGGCAAGATCAAGGAACTGATGGTGCGTCGCGCCATCTGA
- the sdhD gene encoding succinate dehydrogenase, hydrophobic membrane anchor protein, which produces MSVNYGSKRVVVGAHYGLRDWLSQRVTAILMALFTLALLAQVIFSKGPIGYDKWAGIFSAQWMKVLTFSVIISLAWHAWIGLREVLMDYVKPVVLRLALQVFSIVWLVSCAGWGIQVLWRL; this is translated from the coding sequence ATGTCCGTCAATTACGGTTCCAAACGCGTCGTCGTCGGCGCCCACTACGGCCTGCGCGACTGGCTGAGCCAGCGTGTGACAGCCATCCTGATGGCACTGTTCACCCTGGCCTTGCTGGCCCAGGTGATCTTCAGCAAAGGCCCCATCGGCTACGACAAATGGGCCGGCATCTTTTCGGCCCAATGGATGAAGGTACTGACCTTCTCCGTGATCATTTCGCTGGCCTGGCACGCATGGATCGGTCTTCGCGAAGTCTTGATGGACTACGTCAAGCCCGTGGTCCTGCGCCTGGCACTCCAAGTGTTCAGCATCGTCTGGCTGGTCAGCTGCGCTGGCTGGGGCATCCAGGTTCTGTGGCGTCTCTGA